One segment of Actinomyces sp. 432 DNA contains the following:
- a CDS encoding cellulose synthase operon protein YhjQ/BcsQ, whose translation MDAATAPLAPNVRVLLVTPGVFDVAQAAAAPMDRIPEAFPAEVVQACTGVAPVLADPREAPGAAAQKLLAEPAVTAVVLVAPEGLAPPPTEPGVMPADLNRCCEPDGADHLIALLLTAQHPPRARVVAATGARGGLGVSTFLLHLARACHARGKRVAIVDADPAGSLGLLMGDGVLPGLRWADLPANEVAFRPERLVTALPEWLGMPVLTGDGRGGASGHEQLRPAVDALRAEHDLVMIDLPRGGLPPADATILLMSGLDLRSAVAAEALAARLKALGQERAEQAGLGGPQTLAPGPAPGTPTKVYTVVRKTGEDVTPDELALMTRTEIAAIIPHERAVAQRIARGDDPTRGRGALRSQARAVADRLLDLAHNPPEDAQW comes from the coding sequence ATGGACGCCGCTACCGCACCACTCGCCCCCAATGTGCGGGTACTCCTGGTCACCCCCGGTGTCTTCGACGTCGCCCAGGCGGCCGCCGCACCCATGGACCGGATACCGGAGGCATTTCCCGCGGAGGTTGTGCAGGCCTGCACCGGAGTGGCGCCGGTGCTGGCCGATCCCCGCGAAGCCCCGGGCGCCGCGGCGCAAAAGCTGCTCGCCGAACCCGCGGTAACGGCCGTCGTGCTGGTCGCCCCGGAGGGCCTGGCCCCGCCCCCCACCGAACCGGGGGTCATGCCCGCCGACCTGAATCGCTGCTGTGAACCGGACGGCGCCGACCACCTGATAGCTCTGCTGCTCACCGCCCAGCACCCGCCACGGGCCCGAGTTGTCGCCGCGACCGGCGCCCGCGGCGGACTCGGCGTCAGCACATTCCTCCTCCACCTGGCACGCGCCTGCCACGCCCGCGGGAAACGAGTCGCGATCGTAGACGCCGACCCCGCCGGCAGCCTGGGCCTGCTCATGGGAGACGGCGTGCTGCCCGGGCTGCGCTGGGCAGACCTGCCCGCCAACGAAGTCGCTTTCCGCCCGGAGAGACTCGTAACCGCCCTACCGGAGTGGCTGGGCATGCCCGTGCTGACCGGCGACGGCCGGGGCGGTGCCAGTGGGCATGAGCAGCTGCGGCCCGCCGTGGACGCGCTGCGCGCCGAGCACGACCTGGTGATGATCGACCTCCCCCGCGGCGGCCTCCCGCCTGCGGACGCCACCATCCTGCTCATGTCCGGACTGGACCTGCGCTCGGCGGTAGCCGCAGAGGCACTCGCTGCGCGGCTGAAGGCGCTGGGGCAAGAGCGCGCGGAGCAGGCCGGGCTCGGCGGCCCACAAACGCTCGCCCCCGGCCCGGCACCGGGCACGCCCACCAAGGTGTACACGGTGGTACGCAAGACCGGCGAAGACGTCACGCCCGACGAGCTCGCGCTCATGACCCGCACCGAGATCGCCGCCATCATCCCGCATGAGCGCGCCGTCGCCCAGCGCATCGCCCGCGGCGATGACCCGACCCGCGGTCGCGGCGCCCTGCGCTCCCAGGCGCGGGCAGTCGCCGATCGGCTACTGGACCTGGCCCACAACCCGCCCGAGGACGCGCAATGGTAG
- a CDS encoding class Ib ribonucleoside-diphosphate reductase assembly flavoprotein NrdI yields the protein MSTMNACEGKMAPKIVYASKAGNVQKVVERLGLLPDALKIVDGTERLDGEYVLFTYTVGKGQIPKPVKAFLESNPGIVAVVGSGSKAKSHVETFNFAAKRVSETYDVPVIAKLNGVGTSEDLDTIRAGLAAL from the coding sequence ATGTCGACGATGAATGCGTGTGAGGGAAAAATGGCGCCGAAGATCGTGTATGCGTCCAAGGCGGGAAACGTGCAGAAGGTAGTTGAGCGGCTCGGGCTTCTGCCCGATGCCCTCAAGATCGTAGACGGCACTGAGCGCCTGGATGGTGAGTACGTATTGTTCACCTACACGGTCGGCAAGGGGCAGATTCCTAAGCCCGTGAAGGCGTTCCTCGAGTCGAATCCGGGGATTGTGGCCGTGGTGGGAAGCGGAAGCAAGGCCAAGAGCCACGTAGAAACATTCAATTTCGCGGCTAAGCGCGTAAGCGAAACCTATGATGTGCCAGTTATCGCCAAGCTGAACGGCGTGGGCACCAGTGAAGATCTCGACACGATTCGTGCGGGTCTGGCGGCGCTCTAG
- a CDS encoding type II secretion protein F has translation MGVGHWLTTRLVTAAATATDGVDEALVLDLAGAALAAGASVPGALQALGQALDDEELSVVGRALLLGADWQEAWRAGREAEDEGEGAQRRRARRHWWGRAANRRHTRLEACLRPGWEDGASPAPLLAGTAASLRAGRQAADEEAAERLAVRLVLPLGTCFLPAFIILGIVPVVMSVGMDMFAG, from the coding sequence ATGGGAGTCGGGCACTGGCTGACCACGCGACTCGTCACCGCGGCGGCCACCGCCACGGACGGCGTGGACGAGGCACTGGTGCTCGACCTGGCCGGGGCGGCGCTCGCGGCCGGGGCGTCGGTGCCCGGAGCGCTGCAGGCGCTGGGGCAGGCACTGGATGATGAGGAGCTGAGCGTGGTTGGGAGAGCCCTGCTGCTGGGAGCCGACTGGCAGGAGGCGTGGCGCGCCGGGCGTGAGGCGGAGGACGAAGGCGAGGGCGCACAGCGCAGGCGTGCACGCCGGCACTGGTGGGGCCGGGCGGCGAACCGGCGCCACACCCGGCTCGAGGCGTGCCTGCGGCCCGGTTGGGAGGACGGCGCCTCGCCTGCGCCGCTGCTGGCCGGCACGGCAGCGTCATTGCGGGCCGGCCGGCAGGCGGCGGACGAGGAGGCCGCCGAGCGGCTGGCGGTCCGGCTGGTGCTGCCACTGGGGACCTGCTTCCTGCCTGCCTTCATCATTTTGGGCATCGTCCCGGTGGTGATGAGTGTAGGTATGGACATGTTCGCCGGCTGA
- the nth gene encoding endonuclease III: MPGQTVQQPGTPEGGASGTDISQAPAQAHAALAQRAAAVDDVLTRLYPDAGCTLDHDSPFQLLVATVLSAQTTDARVNTITPALFSRYPDAAALAGADRADLEMRLRPLGMQRTRASRLIALGGDLVAEHHGEVPADREALVALPGVGRKTANVVLGNAFGIPAITVDTHVGRLSRRLGWTTASDPVAVERDLSALWEPSRWTDGCHRLIMHGRTVCRARAPRCEACAVNAVGMCPRVGV, encoded by the coding sequence GTGCCAGGTCAAACTGTTCAGCAGCCGGGGACGCCGGAAGGCGGCGCCTCCGGCACCGATATTTCCCAGGCCCCTGCGCAAGCCCATGCGGCGCTTGCCCAGCGGGCCGCCGCCGTCGACGACGTGCTCACCCGCCTGTACCCAGACGCCGGCTGCACCCTGGACCACGACAGCCCTTTCCAGCTGCTGGTGGCCACGGTCCTGTCCGCGCAGACCACCGACGCCCGCGTCAACACCATCACCCCGGCGTTGTTCTCCCGCTACCCGGACGCTGCCGCGCTGGCCGGTGCCGACCGGGCGGACTTGGAGATGCGCCTGCGTCCGCTGGGAATGCAGCGCACGCGTGCGTCCCGCCTGATCGCGCTGGGCGGCGACCTGGTGGCGGAGCACCACGGGGAGGTGCCGGCCGACCGGGAGGCGCTGGTGGCGCTGCCCGGCGTGGGGCGCAAGACCGCCAATGTGGTGCTGGGCAATGCGTTTGGTATACCTGCGATCACCGTCGATACGCATGTCGGCCGGCTGTCACGCCGCCTGGGGTGGACGACGGCAAGCGACCCGGTAGCTGTTGAGCGCGACCTCTCCGCCCTGTGGGAGCCGTCCCGCTGGACTGATGGTTGTCACCGCCTGATCATGCACGGGAGGACGGTCTGCCGCGCCCGCGCCCCCCGCTGCGAGGCATGCGCCGTGAACGCAGTTGGGATGTGCCCCCGGGTCGGCGTATGA
- a CDS encoding alpha/beta hydrolase yields MPAGLEAFYGQKPDWHSCDDDAAFQCATVKVPLDYDAPAGKTISLAVKKLPSTSGNPIGTLLTNPGGPGGSGLEYVSQEGVFSDALRAGYDILGFDPRGVGESTPLTCLSPQEIEEAARGALEAGEPTPAAQPQEDTAQEEMAAESAQDSEQAAAELAARCEQYSPVPEIIDHMDTASVARDLDVLRALSGDNRLHYLGTSYGTYLGARYAELFPENVGRMVLDSAQDPAQENADNVVQQAEAIEKSLHAYVEHCQAGTDCPLTGGVASGVEQIGQLIQRATATPLPSTVGEDVDGETLTSTLVDLMYDNSAWDLLTAALTPAINNGDGTALAVIANPDLVDAEADPAELAQKQAREAANQYAISAVDCLDYPVRGDEPQWDAQAEEIKRVAPILGEGLGYADAFCQGWGHHTDHQPGQIRATGAAPILVVGITGDPATPYQWSQALVKQLDSARLLTVQGNGHGAYMRKGECVDNAIDAYLLRGELPHKDLTCAEQVQQY; encoded by the coding sequence GTGCCCGCGGGACTGGAGGCCTTTTACGGGCAGAAGCCCGATTGGCACAGCTGCGACGACGACGCCGCCTTCCAGTGCGCCACCGTGAAGGTGCCCCTGGACTATGACGCTCCCGCAGGGAAGACGATCAGCCTGGCGGTGAAGAAGCTGCCCTCAACCTCAGGAAACCCGATTGGCACGCTGCTGACCAATCCGGGCGGTCCCGGAGGCAGCGGATTGGAGTACGTGTCGCAGGAGGGCGTGTTCTCCGACGCGCTGCGAGCCGGCTACGACATCCTGGGCTTCGACCCGCGCGGTGTGGGCGAGTCAACCCCCCTGACCTGCCTGAGCCCGCAGGAGATCGAGGAGGCGGCGCGCGGCGCCCTTGAGGCCGGTGAGCCGACCCCGGCCGCACAGCCCCAGGAGGACACCGCGCAGGAGGAAATGGCGGCCGAGAGCGCGCAGGACTCCGAGCAGGCGGCCGCGGAGCTGGCCGCCAGGTGCGAGCAGTACTCACCCGTCCCCGAGATCATCGATCACATGGACACCGCCTCAGTGGCGCGCGACCTGGACGTGCTACGAGCGCTCTCGGGCGACAATCGCCTGCACTACCTCGGCACCTCCTACGGCACCTACTTGGGGGCCCGCTACGCCGAGCTGTTCCCGGAGAACGTCGGGCGCATGGTGCTGGACAGCGCCCAGGACCCCGCGCAGGAGAACGCCGACAACGTCGTGCAGCAGGCCGAGGCCATTGAAAAGAGCCTGCACGCCTATGTGGAGCACTGTCAGGCCGGCACGGACTGCCCGCTCACCGGCGGCGTCGCCTCGGGTGTGGAGCAGATCGGGCAGCTGATCCAGCGGGCCACCGCCACGCCCCTGCCCAGCACCGTGGGTGAGGACGTGGACGGGGAGACGCTGACCAGCACGCTGGTGGACCTGATGTATGACAACAGCGCCTGGGACCTTCTCACCGCGGCCCTCACCCCGGCGATCAACAACGGTGACGGCACCGCGCTGGCAGTGATCGCAAACCCGGATCTGGTCGATGCGGAGGCAGACCCCGCGGAACTGGCTCAAAAGCAGGCGCGGGAGGCAGCGAACCAGTACGCCATCAGCGCCGTCGACTGCCTGGACTACCCGGTGCGGGGCGATGAGCCGCAATGGGACGCCCAGGCAGAGGAGATCAAGCGGGTGGCACCCATCCTGGGCGAGGGCCTCGGGTACGCGGATGCGTTCTGCCAGGGCTGGGGGCATCACACCGATCACCAGCCCGGACAGATCCGCGCAACGGGGGCCGCGCCGATACTCGTCGTCGGCATAACCGGCGACCCGGCAACCCCGTACCAGTGGTCCCAGGCCCTGGTCAAGCAGCTCGACTCCGCCCGCCTGCTGACCGTCCAGGGCAACGGGCACGGCGCCTATATGCGCAAGGGCGAATGCGTGGACAACGCAATCGACGCCTACCTGCTGCGCGGGGAGCTGCCGCACAAGGACCTGACCTGTGCCGAGCAGGTGCAGCAGTACTGA
- a CDS encoding DDE-type integrase/transposase/recombinase: MGYAVSPFKRQRIIEFDSRVAGVSVEEFCRQVGVSKSSFYRIRKRAKQEGPGAALVARSRAPLHPARRWDERVDERIAQVRRELVADGKDAGPWSVWWVLSGAGANPAPSRATIARRMRAMGLVVPAPRKRPRVSFKRFTRTSANELWQLDGIEWSIQGRAVTIYQVIDDCSRVLVALKAAWGGETHEATRQILSEAFDSWGRPAAILTDNGRAFNTHRTTGFGRTERWLASLGIRPISGAIGHPQTQGKVESSHKPLQLWLAAHPYTTLEDLNAGLVHFTAYYNTERQHQGLGISITPIRVWHQVPRALPNPSPINLDALSGPVPLSLPQAASTDPTITSRQSLSNGTVTYKGRIIYVGSFMAGQTIEFRQYPTRLDLYDQAGTHFAAIPWPQPTQAQTHSRATINASKPPNRIISRPPRSPRSQPSQNP; encoded by the coding sequence ATGGGCTATGCAGTTTCGCCGTTCAAGCGTCAGCGCATCATTGAGTTCGACTCGCGGGTTGCGGGTGTGAGCGTGGAGGAGTTCTGCCGGCAGGTGGGGGTCTCGAAGTCCTCGTTCTACCGGATCCGTAAGCGGGCCAAGCAGGAGGGGCCGGGGGCGGCGCTGGTCGCCCGTTCCAGGGCGCCGCTGCACCCGGCGCGCCGTTGGGATGAGCGGGTTGATGAGCGTATCGCCCAGGTACGCCGGGAGCTGGTTGCCGACGGGAAGGATGCGGGTCCGTGGTCGGTGTGGTGGGTGCTGTCCGGGGCGGGGGCAAACCCGGCCCCGTCGCGGGCGACTATTGCCAGGCGCATGCGGGCCATGGGGCTGGTGGTCCCGGCGCCACGCAAGCGCCCGCGGGTGTCTTTCAAGCGGTTCACGCGTACCAGCGCTAACGAGCTGTGGCAGCTGGACGGTATCGAGTGGAGTATCCAGGGGCGTGCGGTGACCATCTACCAGGTCATCGATGACTGCTCCAGGGTGCTGGTGGCGCTCAAGGCGGCCTGGGGCGGGGAGACGCATGAGGCCACACGCCAGATCCTGTCCGAGGCGTTCGACTCCTGGGGGCGGCCCGCAGCCATCCTGACCGACAACGGCAGGGCCTTCAACACTCACCGCACCACCGGATTCGGGCGGACAGAGAGGTGGCTGGCCAGCCTGGGGATCCGTCCGATCAGCGGCGCCATCGGTCACCCACAGACCCAGGGCAAGGTCGAAAGCTCCCATAAGCCCCTCCAGCTGTGGCTGGCAGCGCACCCCTACACCACCCTGGAGGACCTAAACGCCGGACTGGTGCACTTCACCGCCTACTACAACACCGAGCGCCAGCACCAGGGGCTGGGAATATCCATAACCCCCATACGCGTGTGGCACCAGGTCCCCCGGGCCCTGCCCAATCCCTCCCCAATCAACCTTGACGCGCTATCCGGGCCGGTGCCGCTGAGCCTGCCGCAGGCTGCCAGCACCGACCCCACCATCACCAGCAGACAGTCCCTGAGCAACGGGACCGTGACCTACAAAGGCCGCATCATCTACGTCGGATCCTTCATGGCCGGCCAGACAATCGAGTTCCGCCAGTACCCCACCCGCCTGGACCTCTACGACCAGGCCGGAACACACTTCGCCGCGATCCCCTGGCCCCAGCCCACCCAGGCCCAGACCCACAGCCGGGCCACCATCAACGCTTCCAAACCACCCAACAGAATCATCAGCAGGCCACCCCGCTCACCCCGCTCCCAACCGTCCCAAAACCCATGA
- a CDS encoding AzlC family ABC transporter permease: MVSARDAARDALPIMIGYITLGLAAGLLLVAQGLAWWWAPVWSLVIYSGTMQMLLVPLAGTGQPLAAIAASTLFVSGRHVFYGLGFPLNRVRDRPLTRLYAIHAITDEVYALLASRDRAAMSGRYIVVVEALSHSAWITGTTAGALAGTGLASLIGERVELLGFVLTSLFVILAIENWKAHPDLAVLLSGFVAGGVGLLVGGSAALLSALGTLAAALITLYAWRVHANRAPASRGGS, encoded by the coding sequence ATGGTCAGTGCGCGCGATGCCGCAAGAGACGCACTGCCGATCATGATCGGCTACATCACGCTCGGACTGGCCGCCGGGCTGCTGCTGGTGGCACAGGGCCTGGCATGGTGGTGGGCGCCGGTGTGGAGCTTGGTCATCTACTCGGGAACCATGCAGATGCTGCTGGTCCCACTGGCGGGCACCGGCCAGCCACTAGCGGCGATCGCCGCCTCCACCCTGTTCGTCTCCGGCCGTCACGTCTTCTACGGGCTGGGCTTTCCACTGAATCGGGTCCGCGACCGCCCGCTCACCCGCCTGTACGCAATCCACGCCATCACCGACGAGGTGTACGCCCTGCTCGCCTCGCGCGACCGGGCCGCAATGAGTGGGCGCTATATCGTCGTCGTGGAAGCCTTGAGCCATTCCGCCTGGATCACCGGGACGACGGCAGGTGCTCTGGCGGGAACCGGCCTGGCTTCACTTATCGGGGAGCGCGTGGAGCTGCTCGGCTTCGTGCTCACTTCACTGTTCGTGATTCTTGCCATCGAGAATTGGAAGGCGCACCCCGATCTGGCCGTTTTACTCAGTGGATTCGTGGCCGGAGGAGTCGGGCTGCTGGTAGGTGGGTCCGCGGCTCTTCTAAGCGCGCTGGGTACCCTTGCAGCCGCACTCATAACCCTGTATGCGTGGCGGGTCCACGCGAACAGAGCCCCGGCGAGCAGAGGTGGAAGCTGA
- a CDS encoding branched-chain amino acid transporter permease has product MLTDPQLAGAVAAVAAITFACRVAPFVLLRGRGRMPLVGFLGDAMPLGVMIVLVAYTLDGVTGAPATWLPALAGIGTTAGLHLWRRSLGLSLIGGTAVYVAASLLLS; this is encoded by the coding sequence ATGCTCACCGATCCCCAACTGGCCGGGGCCGTTGCGGCGGTGGCCGCCATAACCTTCGCCTGCCGTGTTGCTCCGTTCGTGCTGCTGCGCGGGCGCGGGCGCATGCCGTTGGTGGGGTTCCTCGGCGACGCCATGCCGCTCGGCGTCATGATCGTGCTGGTGGCCTATACGCTCGATGGGGTAACTGGCGCCCCCGCAACCTGGCTGCCCGCCCTTGCGGGCATCGGCACCACCGCAGGACTGCACCTGTGGCGCAGATCCCTGGGGCTCTCGCTGATCGGCGGCACCGCCGTCTATGTGGCGGCCAGTCTGCTGCTGAGCTGA
- a CDS encoding TadA family conjugal transfer-associated ATPase — MVAVPAPAGRSADAAEPGRADEELSRVRGALARGASLDAALGSGAAPTTGAGGLARLTRQVRADVAGAGPVLQPLLELDGVTDVLVGAGRTWIDRGRGLEAVAEARLPEDQVRALAVRMAAACGRRLDDASPIVDVTLPDGTRLNAVLPPLSADGTLICLRTKRRRAYTVPELAAAGTIAPGLDAVLTALVARRANCLVTGATGTGKTTLLAALLGLVPADERIVCIEEASELRPDHPHVIHLQERGENVQGVGAVPMTTLVRTALRMRPDRIVLGECRGPEVRDVLTALNTGHEGGWATLHANSPADVPARLTALGALAGLDEGAVAAQAVSALDAVVHLRRQARPGTTSLRLVTAIGVLERAGDRMRCRDALVIGSNGQVTAGPGVDRLAQRIGEAPVAAALGSGVVPRPPAAPGPTAVVGADAAPAQARPRRSRR, encoded by the coding sequence ATGGTAGCCGTCCCCGCTCCAGCCGGCCGTTCCGCGGATGCGGCTGAACCCGGCCGGGCTGACGAGGAGCTGTCCCGGGTCCGCGGTGCCCTCGCCCGCGGAGCCAGCCTTGACGCCGCACTCGGCTCCGGCGCCGCCCCGACCACCGGTGCGGGCGGCCTGGCACGCCTCACCCGGCAGGTGCGCGCCGACGTCGCGGGCGCTGGCCCTGTGCTGCAGCCGCTGCTGGAGCTCGACGGCGTCACCGACGTGCTCGTAGGCGCCGGCCGTACGTGGATTGACCGCGGGCGGGGGCTCGAAGCGGTAGCCGAGGCCCGGCTGCCCGAGGACCAGGTGCGGGCACTGGCGGTGCGCATGGCCGCAGCCTGTGGCCGCCGCCTGGACGATGCCAGCCCGATCGTGGACGTCACCCTGCCCGACGGCACCCGCCTGAACGCGGTCCTGCCACCGCTGAGCGCCGACGGCACTCTCATCTGCCTGCGCACCAAGCGGCGCCGCGCCTACACCGTCCCCGAGCTGGCCGCCGCGGGCACGATCGCCCCCGGGCTGGACGCGGTCCTCACCGCCCTGGTGGCACGCCGGGCCAACTGCCTGGTCACCGGCGCCACCGGCACCGGCAAGACCACCCTGCTGGCCGCCCTGCTGGGGCTGGTACCGGCCGACGAGCGGATCGTATGCATTGAGGAGGCCAGTGAACTGCGCCCCGACCACCCGCACGTCATCCACCTGCAGGAGCGTGGGGAGAACGTCCAGGGAGTCGGGGCCGTCCCCATGACCACACTCGTGCGCACAGCCCTGCGCATGCGCCCGGACCGTATCGTCCTCGGCGAGTGCCGCGGCCCGGAGGTCCGCGACGTACTGACCGCCCTGAACACCGGTCACGAGGGCGGCTGGGCCACCCTGCACGCCAACTCGCCCGCCGACGTCCCCGCCCGCCTTACCGCGCTCGGCGCCCTGGCCGGCCTGGATGAGGGTGCCGTGGCCGCGCAAGCCGTCAGTGCGCTCGACGCCGTCGTCCACCTGCGCCGGCAGGCCCGCCCGGGCACGACCTCACTGCGCCTGGTCACCGCGATCGGTGTGCTGGAACGGGCCGGGGACCGGATGCGCTGCCGGGACGCACTCGTCATAGGCTCCAACGGCCAGGTGACAGCCGGTCCCGGCGTGGACCGCCTAGCGCAGCGCATCGGGGAGGCACCCGTGGCCGCTGCACTGGGCTCGGGGGTAGTCCCGCGGCCACCAGCGGCGCCGGGCCCCACGGCTGTGGTCGGTGCCGACGCGGCACCCGCGCAGGCGCGCCCGCGCAGGAGCCGACGATGA
- a CDS encoding alpha/beta fold hydrolase, with translation MQATVTRPGPWVHRHITAGGTRFHVVLAGPEIPLETVPPASSPASTVASSAPAGPLVLLLHGFPECWWTWRHVIPPLADAGHRVAALDLRGFGGSDRPPSGYDLVTLAQDVAAVVRALGHDHAVVVGTGLGGQVGWTLANLEPELTVGLIPIGAPHPAAVRSLPMRSVMGSTVQHLFLKAPLLPERRLRTTVGVERLLGSWSAPATRPLVTEAAEYYAALLARPGAARSALESTRRSTLTRAEAAALNRPTTVPVLSVQGEFDPVQPARAHARDTHHVAGALQQVTIHGVGHFPQEEAPEALVDVLLPFLTQLTAPPRRVDPTPQAPDKPRLALRRPRRPSFIRRPGGTSQLRSRRMPRSGGRGRGRPSSRA, from the coding sequence GTGCAAGCCACTGTGACTCGCCCCGGGCCCTGGGTGCACCGCCATATCACCGCCGGCGGCACCCGCTTCCACGTTGTTTTAGCGGGCCCGGAGATACCGCTTGAAACCGTTCCCCCAGCGAGCTCACCGGCATCCACCGTCGCTTCCTCCGCACCCGCCGGACCGCTGGTTCTGCTACTGCATGGCTTCCCCGAGTGCTGGTGGACCTGGCGTCACGTTATCCCGCCCCTCGCAGACGCCGGTCACCGCGTAGCCGCACTTGACCTAAGGGGATTCGGCGGCTCCGACCGCCCGCCGTCGGGCTACGACCTGGTCACCCTCGCCCAGGACGTAGCCGCCGTGGTGCGGGCGCTGGGGCATGACCACGCCGTCGTCGTGGGCACAGGACTCGGCGGCCAGGTGGGCTGGACCCTGGCGAATCTGGAGCCGGAGCTCACTGTGGGTCTGATTCCGATCGGGGCCCCGCACCCAGCGGCCGTGCGGTCGCTACCCATGCGCTCCGTCATGGGCTCGACCGTGCAGCACCTGTTCCTCAAGGCCCCACTCCTGCCGGAGCGCAGACTGCGGACGACGGTCGGCGTGGAACGCCTGCTGGGCTCTTGGTCGGCCCCCGCCACGCGCCCGTTGGTCACCGAGGCCGCCGAGTATTACGCAGCCCTACTGGCGCGCCCCGGCGCGGCGCGGTCGGCCCTTGAGAGCACGCGCCGATCCACCCTCACGCGCGCCGAGGCAGCGGCACTGAATCGACCGACGACGGTCCCGGTGCTATCGGTACAGGGAGAGTTCGACCCGGTTCAGCCCGCCAGGGCGCACGCACGCGACACCCACCACGTGGCCGGCGCGCTGCAGCAGGTGACGATCCATGGCGTGGGGCACTTCCCGCAGGAAGAGGCACCCGAGGCGCTGGTGGACGTACTGCTGCCCTTCCTCACCCAATTGACGGCGCCGCCCCGGCGAGTGGACCCGACGCCGCAGGCCCCGGACAAGCCACGCCTGGCGCTCCGCAGGCCGCGCCGCCCCTCATTCATACGCCGACCCGGGGGCACATCCCAACTGCGTTCACGGCGCATGCCTCGCAGCGGGGGGCGCGGGCGCGGCAGACCGTCCTCCCGTGCATGA
- a CDS encoding Fic family protein, with protein MGVSIGPPAGGSPERGHDADDAARPCSNTSPPADARPSSVTRPARPSSAMRPARPSPVARALEALAADDRVKRAEEALREASTELRWHQALRRRWREARAESAIRSAIASAAVEGAVLPTGVLREAVADRSLTEATTGDPSLDAAAGLWRAGVRLDEWMPDLRGSTRPAQPSPRTLLATLHRDVAGPLAASGRIPLNAVAVPRRPGTAPLEGGPGTTPDGEALRARLDALLELIDTPGAPALVRAAIVHAEMIAIRPFAAGNAAVGRLLVHHLITRDGLEPTGVAVTDQYAGRAPGAYADAAAAYASGQPDGVIAWIVWQAEAILVGIQEAHSICNAILAGTTELR; from the coding sequence ATGGGAGTGTCGATCGGCCCGCCTGCCGGAGGGAGTCCCGAACGGGGACACGACGCGGACGACGCCGCCCGGCCATGCAGCAACACCTCTCCGCCCGCCGACGCCCGCCCCAGCAGTGTTACGCGCCCGGCCCGCCCCAGCAGTGCCATGCGCCCGGCCCGCCCCAGCCCTGTCGCCCGGGCGCTGGAGGCCCTCGCAGCCGACGACCGCGTCAAGCGCGCCGAGGAGGCCCTGCGCGAGGCCTCCACCGAGCTGCGCTGGCACCAGGCGCTGCGCCGTCGCTGGCGGGAGGCCCGGGCCGAGTCCGCCATCCGGAGTGCCATCGCCTCAGCCGCAGTTGAGGGTGCGGTCCTGCCCACCGGGGTACTACGTGAGGCCGTCGCCGACCGGTCCCTGACCGAGGCCACCACCGGGGACCCGTCGCTTGACGCCGCAGCCGGACTATGGCGCGCCGGCGTGCGGCTGGACGAATGGATGCCCGATCTGCGCGGAAGCACCCGCCCCGCCCAGCCCAGTCCCCGCACCTTACTGGCAACACTCCACCGCGACGTGGCCGGACCACTGGCCGCCTCCGGGCGCATACCCCTGAACGCCGTCGCGGTCCCGCGCCGTCCGGGCACGGCCCCGCTTGAGGGCGGACCCGGCACCACCCCCGACGGCGAGGCGCTGCGTGCCCGGCTCGACGCACTGCTCGAGCTCATAGACACCCCCGGAGCCCCGGCACTTGTACGTGCCGCCATCGTCCACGCGGAAATGATCGCGATCCGCCCCTTCGCCGCCGGCAACGCCGCTGTCGGCCGACTGCTGGTGCACCACCTGATTACTCGCGACGGCCTGGAGCCCACCGGGGTGGCTGTCACCGACCAGTACGCCGGGCGCGCTCCCGGCGCCTACGCCGATGCGGCCGCGGCCTACGCATCCGGCCAGCCCGACGGCGTGATCGCGTGGATCGTGTGGCAGGCGGAAGCGATCCTGGTGGGCATTCAGGAGGCGCACAGCATCTGCAACGCCATCCTGGCTGGAACCACTGAGCTGCGCTGA